In Quercus lobata isolate SW786 chromosome 12, ValleyOak3.0 Primary Assembly, whole genome shotgun sequence, a genomic segment contains:
- the LOC115971635 gene encoding uncharacterized protein LOC115971635 has product MEAAKQRVRAAAARKKEEEKAKGKEGASTPHSSLKSSVKRKADGKDDPPSKKVAVSAGDVPSTKSPPKSGHGAGKGVMTSSGPVIEGPRCLLTHKDYAVEGVESLIKQTDLDPCAQLGTEDLGASAFFDIARALVRVKALQDRCVAKEGVVSRVRRHNANLMDQQAQYKEAVRLLNSELKDVKEKLGEAEGQQKKLEEEVSSLRAQVETAGTDAVQKFKTTQSFIDSCADYYGTGFDDCLKQVASAYPELDLSGITMDASVPMTPARETVADKGDGPFSLDSLLNDAGVILAQPAVTIPAESSDAAQIAKDKADRVSKDVPAT; this is encoded by the exons ATGGAAGCTGCGAAGCAAAGGGTGAGGGCCGCTGCAGCCcgtaagaaggaggaggagaaagctAAGGGAAAAGAAGGAGCGTCAACCCCTCATTCCTCTTTGAAGAGTTCAGTTAAGAGGAAGGCTGACGGAAAGGACGATCCCCCTTCTAAGAAGGTAGCTGTCAGTGCTGGGGATGTGCCTTCCACGAAGTCGCCTCCCAAGTCTGGTCACGGTGCTGGGAAAGGAGTGATGACCTCTTCCGGTCCCGTCATTGAGGGACCCCGTTGCTTGCTGACCCACAAGGATTATGCTGTTGAGGGGGTAGAATCCCTCATAAAACAGACGGATCTGGACCCTTGTGCTCAGCTAGGGACGGAAGACCTGGGGGCGTCAGCTTTCTTTGACATAGCACGG GCcttggttcgtgtaaaagcaCTTCAAGACCGGTGCGTGGCCAAAGAAGGCGTCGTTTCTCGGGTTAGGAGGCATAACGCCAATCTGATGGATCAGCAAGCGCAATATAAGGAGGCCGTCCGTCTCTTAAACTCAGAGCTGAAGGATGTAAAGGAGAAGTTGGGGGAGGCTGAGGGTCAGCAGAAGAAGCTTGAGGAGGAGGTTTCATCCTTACGTGCACAAGTAGAGACGGCTGGGACTGACGCGGTCCAAAAATTCAAGACAACCCAGTCATTTATTGATTCCTGCGCTGATTATTACGGCACAGGTTTCGACGATTGTCTGAAGCAGGTAGCGTCAGCTTATCCAGAGTTGGATCTATCCGGAATTACCATGGATGCCTCCGTGCCGATGACTCCTGCTCGTGAAACTGTTGCTGACAAAGGTGACGGACCCTTTAGTTTGGACTCTTTGCTTAATGATGCCGGAGTTATTTTGGCTCAGCCAGCCGTCACTATCCCTGCCGAGTCTTCAGATGCGGCGCAAATTGCCAAGGATAAAGCTGACAGGGTCTCCAAGGATGTTCCTGCCACTTAA